The Paenibacillus sp. RUD330 genome has a segment encoding these proteins:
- the map gene encoding type I methionyl aminopeptidase — MAEWKSEEEIGRIRRAGRVVALCHDAIAKRIAPGVTTLEIDRFVERLMAEHGAYPAQKGYRGYPYATCASVGEVVCHGFPDAVPLQEGDIVTIDMVADVDGWKADSAWTYAIGKGDSAVQSLMAGARQAMLKGIGQCRVGRRIGDIGAAVVQSAKETGHSVVSSFAGHGIGRSIHEPPEVNHVSRGGSGAVLQPGMVLTVEPILTAGGPEVWIAHDGWTARTSDRSWSAQYEHTVAITEQGPVILTCL, encoded by the coding sequence GGACGGGTCGTCGCGTTATGCCACGATGCGATCGCGAAGCGGATCGCGCCCGGCGTCACGACGCTTGAGATCGACCGCTTTGTAGAGCGGCTGATGGCGGAGCACGGGGCTTACCCGGCTCAGAAGGGATACAGGGGATATCCTTATGCGACCTGCGCGTCGGTCGGCGAGGTCGTCTGTCACGGATTCCCGGATGCGGTGCCGCTTCAGGAGGGGGATATCGTGACGATCGACATGGTTGCGGATGTGGACGGCTGGAAGGCCGACTCGGCTTGGACCTATGCGATCGGAAAGGGGGATTCCGCCGTGCAGTCGCTGATGGCGGGCGCCCGGCAGGCGATGCTGAAGGGGATCGGCCAATGCCGGGTCGGACGCCGGATCGGCGACATCGGCGCCGCGGTCGTCCAGTCGGCGAAGGAGACGGGGCATTCCGTCGTGTCCAGCTTCGCGGGGCATGGAATCGGACGCTCCATCCACGAGCCGCCGGAGGTGAACCATGTCAGCAGAGGCGGCAGCGGAGCGGTTCTGCAGCCCGGCATGGTACTGACCGTCGAGCCGATCCTGACGGCAGGCGGGCCGGAAGTCTGGATTGCCCATGACGGCTGGACGGCCCGCACGAGCGACCGTTCCTGGTCGGCGCAATACGAGCATACGGTTGCCATAACCGAGCAGGGACCGGTCATCCTTACTTGTTTGTAA